A single genomic interval of Mustela nigripes isolate SB6536 chromosome 7, MUSNIG.SB6536, whole genome shotgun sequence harbors:
- the SDC1 gene encoding syndecan-1: MRRAALWLWLCALALRLQPALPQTVAINVPPEDQDGSGDDSDNFSGSGAGALPDTTLSQQSPSTWKDVGLLTAMPTAPEPTGADNPTVSTSVLPTGEAPEEREAVLLAKVEPGFADREEETTHPPGETTLHPTTHRASTVRATTAAGPATSHPHRDMQPEHHEPSAGPRRLDPHTPHVEDRGPSATERAAEDGVSTQLPVGEGSGEQDFTFDLSGENVAGTAVEPDKRNQPPVDREASQGLLDRKEVLGGVIAGGLVGLILAVCLVGFMLYRMKKKDEGSYSLEEPKQANGGAYQKPSKQEEFYA, translated from the exons CAAACTGTGGCCATAAACGTGCCCCCTGAAGATCAGGACGGCTCTGGGGATGACTCTGACAACTTCTCTGGCTCTGGTGCAG GTGCTCTGCCAGATACCACCTTGTCGCAGCAGAGCCCGTCCACGTGGAAGGACGTGGGGCTCCTGACAGCCATGCCCACGGCTCCAGAGCCCACTGGTGCAGATAACCCCACGGTCTCCACCTCCGTCCTGCCCACGGGAGAGGCTCCCGAGGAGAGGGAGGCCGTGCTCCTGGCCAAGGTGGAGCCTGGCTTCGCCGACCGGGAGGAGGAGACCACACACCCACCCGGTGAGACCACGCTGCACCCGACCACTCACCGGGCCTCGACCGTGAGAGCCACCACGGCCGCGGGGCCGGCTACCTCCCATCCGCACAGGGACATGCAGCCTGAGCACCATGAGCCCTCGGCGGGACCCAGACGGCTCGACCCTCACACTCCCCATGTGGAGGACAGAGGTCCTTCTGCCACCGAGAGGGCCGCGGAGGACGGAGTGTCCACTCAGCTCCCAGTAGGCGAGGGCTCTGGGGAGCAG GACTTCACCTTTGACCTGTCCGGGGAGAACGTGGCCGGGACGGCGGTGGAGCCCGACAAGCGGAATCAACCCCCAGTGGACCGTGAGGCCTCCCAGGGCCTCCTGGACAGGAAGGAAGTGCTGGGAG GGGTCATCGCTGGAGGCCTCGTGGGGCTCATCTTGGCCGTGTGCCTGGTGGGTTTCATGCTCTACCGGATGAAGAAGAAGGACGAGGGCAGCTACTCCTTGGAGGAGCCCAAACAAGCCAATGGCGGAGCCTACCAGAAGCCCAGCAAGCAGGAGGAGTTCTACGCCTGA